The Manihot esculenta cultivar AM560-2 chromosome 1, M.esculenta_v8, whole genome shotgun sequence genome has a window encoding:
- the LOC110628493 gene encoding deoxyribodipyrimidine photo-lyase isoform X2, with protein sequence MAVVNLAGKKMAAIMDGPVQPGRIRVLKEGSTKQTGPIVYWMFRDQRIRDNWALMYAIHQANKASVPVAVAFNLFDQFLGAKARQLGFMLKGLRQLQGKIEETLQIPFFLFQGEAEETIPNFVRECGASLLVTDFSPLREVRKCKDEICLRVSDSVAIHEVDAHNVVPLWVASEKLEYSAKTLRSKINKRLPDYLIDFPVLQPPCKKWAATANQSIDWESLFEEVARKGAEVPEIEWCMPGEEAAMEVLMGNKNGFLTRRLKNYSTDRNVPSKPKGLSGLSPYLHFGQISAQRCALEAQKVRKLSPQSVDAFLEELIVRRELADNFCFYQPHYDSLQGAWEWARNTLMDHASDKREHVYSMEQLERAETADPLWNASQLEMVYYGKMHGFMRMYWAKKILEWTRGPEEALAISIYLNDKGWKERPVFGKIRYMNYAGCKRKFDVDGYIAYVKRFVNETKKRKAETQLGGKTKEMDANPKREEAIIFYRRLKGVVLELENVSD encoded by the exons atggcTGTAGTGAATTTGGCAGGGAAGAAGATGGCAGCGATAATGGATGGCCCTGTCCAACCTGGTCGAATCAGGGTTCTTAAAGAAGGATCAACCAAGCAAACGGGTCCCATTGTGTACTGGATGTTTAGAGATCAACGGATAAGAGATAATTGGGCCTTAATGTACGCCATTCATCAGGCTAACAAGGCCAGTGTGCCTGTTGCTGTTGCTTTTAATTTGTTCGATCAGTTTTTGGGAGCCAAAGCGAGGcaattagggtttatgttaaaGGGTTTGCGTCAACTTCAGGGAAAAATTGAAGAGAcccttcaaattccattttTCTTATTCCAG GGCGAAGCTGAAGAGACTATTCCGAATTTTGTAAGAGAGTGTGGGGCTTCTCTTTTAGTTACTGATTTCTCACCTCTAAGGGAAGTCCGTAAGTGTAAAGATGAAATTTGCTTGAGGGTTAGTGATTCAGTGGCTATACATGAAGTTGATGCTCACAATGTAGTTCCTCTTTGGGTAGCGTCGGAAAAGTTGGAGTATAGTGCTAAGACGTTAAGGAGCAAGATAAATAAAAGGCTACCTGATTATCTCATTGATTTTCCTGTATTGCAACCACCTTGTAAAAAGTGGGCTGCTACTGCAAATCAGTCGATTGATTGGGAAAGTCTCTTTGAAGAAGTGGCAAG GAAAGGGGCAGAAGTTCCTGAAATTGAGTGGTGCATGCCAGGTGAAGAAGCAGCAATGGAAGTATTAATGGGAAATAAAAATGGATTCTTGACCAGAAGGTTGAAGAATTATTCTACAGATAGGAATGTCCCATCAAAACCTAAAGGGCTCTCTGGTCTCTCTCCATATCTTCATTTTGGGCAAATATCTGCACAGAGGTGTGCGCTGGAGGCACAGAAAGTGAGGAAGCTAAGTCCTCAG TCAGTTGATGCGTTTTTGGAGGAGTTGATTGTTCGGAGAGAACTTGCAGATAACTTTTGCTTCTACCAGCCTCATTATGATTCATTACAAGGGGCATGGGAGTGGGCACGGAATACCTTAATGGACCATGCTTCTGACAAGCGAGAACATGTTTACTC GATGGAGCAATTAGAGAGGGCAGAAACAGCCGATCCG CTTTGGAATGCTTCTCAGCTGGAGATGGTTTACTATGGGAAGATGCATGGTTTTATGCG TATGTATTGGGCAAAAAAGATTCTTGAGTGGACAAGAGGACCTGAAGAAGCCCTTGCAATATCAATTTATCTAAATGACAAG GGTTGGAAAGAACGTCCAGTTTTTGGTAAAATTCGTTATATGAACTATGCAGGCTGCAAAAGgaaatttgatgttgatggctACATTGCCTATGTGAAGAGGTTTGTAAATGAAACTAAGAAGAGAAAAGCAGAAACTCAGCTCGgtggaaaaacaaaagagatGGATGCTAACCCTAAAAGAGAGGAGGCTATAATATTCTATCGTAGGCTTAAAGGCGTTGTTTTGGAATTAGAGAATGTTTCAGACTAA
- the LOC110628456 gene encoding SNARE-interacting protein KEULE isoform X2 — translation MSGKSPLYKKAFVFFSSPISKELVAHIRKDTIALPRIGALREMNLEYFAIDSQGFITDNERALEELFGDEEDSRKCDASLNVMATQIATVFASLKEFPFVRYRAAKSLDVTTMTTLRDLIPTKLAARVWDHLMHYKQKIENFPQTETCELLILDRSVDQIAPIIHEWTYDAMCHDLLNMEGNKYVHEVPSKTGGPPEKKDVLLEELDPVWLELRHAHIADASEQLHEKMTNFVSKNKAAQLQHTSRDGELSTRDLQKMVQALPQYSEQIDKLSLHVEIAGKINRIIRDLGLRDIGQLEQDLVFGDAGMKDVIKFLTTKEDVTRENKLRLLMILATIYPEMFDTEQGLNVMKLANLPQDDMNAVSNMRLLGGSLESKSSSTGAFSLKFDIRKKKRAFRKDRTTEEVTWQLSRFYPMIEEIVEKLSKGELSKDEYPCLNDPSATFHGTSHAAAMHEPPAPHSMRSRRTPSWARPRNSDDGYSSDSVLRHSSSDLKRMGRRIFVFIAGGATRSELRVCHKLTSKLQREVVLGSSSLDDPPQFITKLKLLAAHELSLDDIQI, via the exons ATGTCCGGGAAGTCACCTTTATATAAGAA GGCATTTGTTTTCTTCAGCTCACCCATTTCAAAGGAACTGGTTGCTCATATTAGGAAAGATACAATTGCATTGCCTCGCATAGGAGCATTGAGAGAG ATGAATTTGGAGTATTTTGCTATAGACAGCCAG GGTTTTATTACTGACAATGAGAGGGCTTTAGAGGAACTGTTTGGAGATGAGGAGGATTCTCGCAAATGTGATGCAAGTTTGAATGTGATGGCTACTCAAATAGCTACAGTTTTTGCTTCTTTAAAG GAATTTCCTTTTGTGCGCTATCGTGCTGCCAAGTCCCTTGATGTGACCACGATGACAACTTTACGTGATTTGATTCCCACAAAACTTGCTGCTAGAGTTTGGGACCATCTAATGCATTATAAACAAAAGATTGAAAACTTTCCTCAGACAGAAACATGTGAGCTGCTTATCCTAGATAGATCTGTAGATCAG ATTGCTCCTATTATACATGAGTGGACATACGATGCCATGTGTCATGATTTACTGAATATGGAGGGAAATAAATATGTGCATGAG GTTCCTTCTAAAACAGGTGGTCCTCCTGAGAAGAAAGATGTTCTTTTAGAAGAACTTGATCCTGTCTGGCTTGAGCTGCGCCATGCGCATATAGCAGAT GCTAGTGAACAATTGCATGAGAAGATGACTAACTTTGTATCAAAAAATAAAGCTGCACAACTCCAGCATACTTCAAG AGATGGTGAGCTTTCCACGCGGGACTTGCAAAAGATGGTTCAAGCATTGCCACAGTACAGTGAACAAATTGACAAGTTATCCCTCCATGTTGAG ATTGCTGGAAAAATTAACAGAATTATCAGGGATTTGGGGCTTCGAGACATAGGGCAACTGGAGCAGGACCTGGTCTTTGGAGATGCCGGGATGAAAgatgtaattaaatttttaactaCAAAAGAG GATGTGACTCGCGAAAATAAGTTACGCTTGTTGATGATTCTTGCAACCATTTACCCTGAGATGTTTGATACTGAACAGGGTCTTAATGTAATGAAG TTAGCAAATTTACCACAAGATGATATGAATGCTGTCAGTAATATGAGATTACTTGGGGGATCTCTGGAGTCCAAAAGTAGTTCGACTGGGGCTTTCTCTCTAAAGTTTGACATTCGTAAG AAGAAGCGTGCTTTTAGAAAAGACCGCACGACTGAGGAAGTAACATGGCAGTTATCTCGATTTTACCCTATGATAGAG GAAATTGTTGAAAAACTTAGCAAAGGAGAACTATCCAAGGATGAATATCCATGTCTGAATGATCCAAGTGCAACCTTCCATGGAACATCCCATGCTGCAGCAATGCATGAACCTCCAGCTCCTCATTCGATGAGATCAAGACGGACACCGTCATGGGCTCGACCACGAAATTCTGATGATGGATATTCAAG TGATTCCGTACTAAGACATTCATCTAGTGACTTAAAGAGGATGGGCCGAcgtatttttgtatttattgCAGGTGGAGCTACTAGATCTGAG CTAAGGGTATGTCACAAGCTTACAAGTAAGCTGCAAAGGGAAGTGGTACTAGGCTCTTCAAGTCTTGATGATCCTCCACAATTTATTACG AAACTAAAGCTATTAGCAGCGCACGAACTTTCATTGGATGATATACAGATATAA
- the LOC110628493 gene encoding deoxyribodipyrimidine photo-lyase isoform X1, whose product MAVVNLAGKKMAAIMDGPVQPGRIRVLKEGSTKQTGPIVYWMFRDQRIRDNWALMYAIHQANKASVPVAVAFNLFDQFLGAKARQLGFMLKGLRQLQGKIEETLQIPFFLFQGEAEETIPNFVRECGASLLVTDFSPLREVRKCKDEICLRVSDSVAIHEVDAHNVVPLWVASEKLEYSAKTLRSKINKRLPDYLIDFPVLQPPCKKWAATANQSIDWESLFEEVARKGAEVPEIEWCMPGEEAAMEVLMGNKNGFLTRRLKNYSTDRNVPSKPKGLSGLSPYLHFGQISAQRCALEAQKVRKLSPQSVDAFLEELIVRRELADNFCFYQPHYDSLQGAWEWARNTLMDHASDKREHVYSMEQLERAETADPLWNASQLEMVYYGKMHGFMRMYWAKKILEWTRGPEEALAISIYLNDKYELDGRDPNGYVGCMWSICGVHDQGWKERPVFGKIRYMNYAGCKRKFDVDGYIAYVKRFVNETKKRKAETQLGGKTKEMDANPKREEAIIFYRRLKGVVLELENVSD is encoded by the exons atggcTGTAGTGAATTTGGCAGGGAAGAAGATGGCAGCGATAATGGATGGCCCTGTCCAACCTGGTCGAATCAGGGTTCTTAAAGAAGGATCAACCAAGCAAACGGGTCCCATTGTGTACTGGATGTTTAGAGATCAACGGATAAGAGATAATTGGGCCTTAATGTACGCCATTCATCAGGCTAACAAGGCCAGTGTGCCTGTTGCTGTTGCTTTTAATTTGTTCGATCAGTTTTTGGGAGCCAAAGCGAGGcaattagggtttatgttaaaGGGTTTGCGTCAACTTCAGGGAAAAATTGAAGAGAcccttcaaattccattttTCTTATTCCAG GGCGAAGCTGAAGAGACTATTCCGAATTTTGTAAGAGAGTGTGGGGCTTCTCTTTTAGTTACTGATTTCTCACCTCTAAGGGAAGTCCGTAAGTGTAAAGATGAAATTTGCTTGAGGGTTAGTGATTCAGTGGCTATACATGAAGTTGATGCTCACAATGTAGTTCCTCTTTGGGTAGCGTCGGAAAAGTTGGAGTATAGTGCTAAGACGTTAAGGAGCAAGATAAATAAAAGGCTACCTGATTATCTCATTGATTTTCCTGTATTGCAACCACCTTGTAAAAAGTGGGCTGCTACTGCAAATCAGTCGATTGATTGGGAAAGTCTCTTTGAAGAAGTGGCAAG GAAAGGGGCAGAAGTTCCTGAAATTGAGTGGTGCATGCCAGGTGAAGAAGCAGCAATGGAAGTATTAATGGGAAATAAAAATGGATTCTTGACCAGAAGGTTGAAGAATTATTCTACAGATAGGAATGTCCCATCAAAACCTAAAGGGCTCTCTGGTCTCTCTCCATATCTTCATTTTGGGCAAATATCTGCACAGAGGTGTGCGCTGGAGGCACAGAAAGTGAGGAAGCTAAGTCCTCAG TCAGTTGATGCGTTTTTGGAGGAGTTGATTGTTCGGAGAGAACTTGCAGATAACTTTTGCTTCTACCAGCCTCATTATGATTCATTACAAGGGGCATGGGAGTGGGCACGGAATACCTTAATGGACCATGCTTCTGACAAGCGAGAACATGTTTACTC GATGGAGCAATTAGAGAGGGCAGAAACAGCCGATCCG CTTTGGAATGCTTCTCAGCTGGAGATGGTTTACTATGGGAAGATGCATGGTTTTATGCG TATGTATTGGGCAAAAAAGATTCTTGAGTGGACAAGAGGACCTGAAGAAGCCCTTGCAATATCAATTTATCTAAATGACAAG TATGAACTAGACGGGAGGGACCCAAATGGATACGTTGGTTGCATGTGGTCAATATGTGGTGTTCATGACCAG GGTTGGAAAGAACGTCCAGTTTTTGGTAAAATTCGTTATATGAACTATGCAGGCTGCAAAAGgaaatttgatgttgatggctACATTGCCTATGTGAAGAGGTTTGTAAATGAAACTAAGAAGAGAAAAGCAGAAACTCAGCTCGgtggaaaaacaaaagagatGGATGCTAACCCTAAAAGAGAGGAGGCTATAATATTCTATCGTAGGCTTAAAGGCGTTGTTTTGGAATTAGAGAATGTTTCAGACTAA
- the LOC110628456 gene encoding SNARE-interacting protein KEULE isoform X1: MSFSDSDFSSYGADYKNFRQISRERLLLEMLQSAKAGDSKSTWKVLIMDKITVKIMSYACKMADITQAGVSLVEDIFRRRQPLPSMDAIYFIQPTKENVIIFLSDMSGKSPLYKKAFVFFSSPISKELVAHIRKDTIALPRIGALREMNLEYFAIDSQGFITDNERALEELFGDEEDSRKCDASLNVMATQIATVFASLKEFPFVRYRAAKSLDVTTMTTLRDLIPTKLAARVWDHLMHYKQKIENFPQTETCELLILDRSVDQIAPIIHEWTYDAMCHDLLNMEGNKYVHEVPSKTGGPPEKKDVLLEELDPVWLELRHAHIADASEQLHEKMTNFVSKNKAAQLQHTSRDGELSTRDLQKMVQALPQYSEQIDKLSLHVEIAGKINRIIRDLGLRDIGQLEQDLVFGDAGMKDVIKFLTTKEDVTRENKLRLLMILATIYPEMFDTEQGLNVMKLANLPQDDMNAVSNMRLLGGSLESKSSSTGAFSLKFDIRKKKRAFRKDRTTEEVTWQLSRFYPMIEEIVEKLSKGELSKDEYPCLNDPSATFHGTSHAAAMHEPPAPHSMRSRRTPSWARPRNSDDGYSSDSVLRHSSSDLKRMGRRIFVFIAGGATRSELRVCHKLTSKLQREVVLGSSSLDDPPQFITKLKLLAAHELSLDDIQI; this comes from the exons ATGTCCTTCTCGGATTCTGACTTTTCATCTTATGGTGCCGACTACAAGAATTTTAGACAAATCAGCCGTGAAC GTTTATTACTTGAAATGCTTCAGTCGGCAAAAGCAGGGGACTCAAAGTCAACCTGGAAG GTACTCATCATGGACAAAATTACTGTAAAGATTATGTCTTATGCATGCAAGATGGCCGATATCACCCAGGCAGGAGTTTCAT TGGTAGAAGATATATTCAGACGAAGGCAACCGTTGCCCTCTATGGACGCTATATACTTCATACAACCAACTAAGGAGAA TGTCATCATATTCTTGTCGGACATGTCCGGGAAGTCACCTTTATATAAGAA GGCATTTGTTTTCTTCAGCTCACCCATTTCAAAGGAACTGGTTGCTCATATTAGGAAAGATACAATTGCATTGCCTCGCATAGGAGCATTGAGAGAG ATGAATTTGGAGTATTTTGCTATAGACAGCCAG GGTTTTATTACTGACAATGAGAGGGCTTTAGAGGAACTGTTTGGAGATGAGGAGGATTCTCGCAAATGTGATGCAAGTTTGAATGTGATGGCTACTCAAATAGCTACAGTTTTTGCTTCTTTAAAG GAATTTCCTTTTGTGCGCTATCGTGCTGCCAAGTCCCTTGATGTGACCACGATGACAACTTTACGTGATTTGATTCCCACAAAACTTGCTGCTAGAGTTTGGGACCATCTAATGCATTATAAACAAAAGATTGAAAACTTTCCTCAGACAGAAACATGTGAGCTGCTTATCCTAGATAGATCTGTAGATCAG ATTGCTCCTATTATACATGAGTGGACATACGATGCCATGTGTCATGATTTACTGAATATGGAGGGAAATAAATATGTGCATGAG GTTCCTTCTAAAACAGGTGGTCCTCCTGAGAAGAAAGATGTTCTTTTAGAAGAACTTGATCCTGTCTGGCTTGAGCTGCGCCATGCGCATATAGCAGAT GCTAGTGAACAATTGCATGAGAAGATGACTAACTTTGTATCAAAAAATAAAGCTGCACAACTCCAGCATACTTCAAG AGATGGTGAGCTTTCCACGCGGGACTTGCAAAAGATGGTTCAAGCATTGCCACAGTACAGTGAACAAATTGACAAGTTATCCCTCCATGTTGAG ATTGCTGGAAAAATTAACAGAATTATCAGGGATTTGGGGCTTCGAGACATAGGGCAACTGGAGCAGGACCTGGTCTTTGGAGATGCCGGGATGAAAgatgtaattaaatttttaactaCAAAAGAG GATGTGACTCGCGAAAATAAGTTACGCTTGTTGATGATTCTTGCAACCATTTACCCTGAGATGTTTGATACTGAACAGGGTCTTAATGTAATGAAG TTAGCAAATTTACCACAAGATGATATGAATGCTGTCAGTAATATGAGATTACTTGGGGGATCTCTGGAGTCCAAAAGTAGTTCGACTGGGGCTTTCTCTCTAAAGTTTGACATTCGTAAG AAGAAGCGTGCTTTTAGAAAAGACCGCACGACTGAGGAAGTAACATGGCAGTTATCTCGATTTTACCCTATGATAGAG GAAATTGTTGAAAAACTTAGCAAAGGAGAACTATCCAAGGATGAATATCCATGTCTGAATGATCCAAGTGCAACCTTCCATGGAACATCCCATGCTGCAGCAATGCATGAACCTCCAGCTCCTCATTCGATGAGATCAAGACGGACACCGTCATGGGCTCGACCACGAAATTCTGATGATGGATATTCAAG TGATTCCGTACTAAGACATTCATCTAGTGACTTAAAGAGGATGGGCCGAcgtatttttgtatttattgCAGGTGGAGCTACTAGATCTGAG CTAAGGGTATGTCACAAGCTTACAAGTAAGCTGCAAAGGGAAGTGGTACTAGGCTCTTCAAGTCTTGATGATCCTCCACAATTTATTACG AAACTAAAGCTATTAGCAGCGCACGAACTTTCATTGGATGATATACAGATATAA